In Juglans microcarpa x Juglans regia isolate MS1-56 chromosome 7D, Jm3101_v1.0, whole genome shotgun sequence, the following are encoded in one genomic region:
- the LOC121238912 gene encoding sorting nexin 2B-like yields the protein MMGSENEGFEEAHLYASKEEMENLVLDNPLNDSNSYSNYRSAMSSAISDTSHPLAPSILVTPADSDPILSPPPYRDHLYRNSPTESSYIEPPPFGGNVSDVNGVENHSLNLDNFGRFSRSASWSTSSSSDSEYVKITVSNPQKEQEASNSIVPGGGTYVTYLITTRTNVPEFGGVEFSVRRRFRDVVTLSDRLAESYRGLFIPPRPDKSVVESQVMHKQEFVELRRVALEKYLRRLAAHPVIKRSDELKVFLQVQGKLPLAATTDVASRMLDGAVKLPKQLLGDSSVVVAPHEVVQPAKGGRDLLRLFKELKQSVANDWGGSRPLVVEEDKEFLEKKEKINDLEQQLSNVSKQAESLVKAQQDMGDTMGELGLAFIKLTKFENEEATFNSQRARAHDMKGFATAAVKASRFYRELNAQTVEHLDTIHEYLGLMLVVHSAFSDRTSALLTVQTLLSELSSLESRAEKLEATSSKVFGAGKSRNRKIEDLKETIRATEDAKNIAIREYQRIKENNRSELERLDKEREADLLNMLKGFVHNQVGYMEKIANVWTKVVEETSCYAKENS from the exons ATGATGGGCTCGGAGAACGAAGGGTTCGAAGAAGCCCATCTTTACGCCTCCAAGGAGGAAATGGAAAATCTCGTCCTCGACAATCCGTTGAACGATAGCAATTCATATTCAAACTACCGAAGCGCTATGTCGTCGGCGATCTCTGATACATCCCACCCTCTTGCGCCGTCGATCCTCGTCACCCCTGCCGATTCGGATCCTATCCTCTCGCCACCACCCTACCGCGATCACCTATACCGTAACTCCCCGACGGAGAGCTCTTACATCGAGCCTCCCCCGTTTGGGGGTAATGTCAGCGACGTCAACGGAGTCGAAAACCATAGCCTGAATTTGGATAATTTCGGGAGATTTTCAAGATCCGCATCATGGTCTACGTCTTCGAGTTCGGACTCGGAGTATGTGAAAATCACGGTGTCGAATCCGCAGAAAGAGCAGGAAGCTTCGAATTCGATCGTGCCGGGCGGTGGAACTTACGTGACGTATTTGATTACGACGAGAACGAACGTCCCGGAGTTCGGAGGTGTCGAATTCAGCGTCCGGAGACGGTTCCGAGACGTGGTCACGTTATCAGATCGGTTGGCAGAGTCGTACAGAGGGCTCTTCATACCGCCTCGGCCAGACAAGAGCGTGGTAGAGAGTCAGGTGATGCATAAGCAGGAGTTCGTGGAGCTGAGAAGGGTGGCCCTGGAGAAGTACCTGCGGAGACTGGCGGCGCACCCGGTGATCAAGCGGAGCGATGAGCTCAAGGTGTTCTTACAGGTTCAAGGGAAGCTGCCGCTGGCGGCTACGACGGACGTGGCTTCAAGGATGCTCGACGGGGCGGTGAAGTTGCCCAAGCAGTTGCTGGGGGATAGCAGCGTGGTGGTGGCACCGCATGAGGTGGTGCAGCCTGCAAAAGGAGGGAGAGACTTGTTGAGGCTGTTCAAGGAGTTGAAGCAGTCGGTTGCCAATGATTGGGGAGGGTCGAGACCTCTCGTGGTAGAGGAAGATAAGGAgtttttggaaaagaaagagaaaattaatgatCTCGAGCAACAACTCAGCAATGTTTCTAAGCAG GCTGAATCACTGGTCAAGGCTCAGCAAGATATGGGAGATACAATGGGTGAATTAGGGCTGGCATTTATTAAACTGACAAAATTTGAGAACGAGGAGGCCACGTTTAACTCTCAGAGAGCACGGGCCCATGACATGAAAGGTTTTGCAACTGCTGCTGTCAAAGCAAGTAGATTCTATCGGGAGTTAAATGCTCAGACTGTcgagcatttg GATACAATTCACGAATATCTTGGGCTAATGTTAGTTGTCCACAGTGCGTTCTCGGATCGCACAAGTGCTTTGCTGACAGTGCAGACTCTTCTATCAGAATTGAGTTCATTGGAATCAAGGGCTGAGAAACTCGAGGCTACATCATCTAAAGTATTTGGTGCTGGAAAATCAAGGAATCGCAAGATTGAGGACTTGAAAGAGACAATAAGAGCCACAGAGGATGCCAAAAATATTGCAATTAGAGAATATCAGCGGATCAAG
- the LOC121238889 gene encoding N-terminal acetyltransferase B complex auxiliary subunit NAA25 isoform X1 — protein MASKFGLAGGIPERRVRPIWDAIDSRQFKNALKLSASLLAKYPNSPYALALKALILERMGKPEEALSVCLSAKELLYKNDTFLMDDLTLSTLQIVFQRLDHLDLARSCYEYACGKFPNNLELMMGLFNCYVREYSFVKQQQTAIKMYKLVGEERFLLWAVCSIQLQVFCGNGGEKLLLLAEGLLKKHVASHSLHEPEALIVYISVLEQQAKYGDALEILSGKLGSLFVIEVDRLRIQGRLLARAGDYSDAANIFQKILELSPDDWECFLHYLGCLLEDDTNWCNGVPSDPILPSKHMDCKLSHLKEELFDSRMSDASEFVQKLQAGTSDNTLRCPYLANLEVERRKHLYGKGDDDKLMDALMEYFFRFGHLACFTSDVEVFLEVLTPDKKTEFLEKLKKGSESLSTVPTKVLGQSITILKVQEVVGKMYKLSKSELEGSAVQMVELYCRNLPLSKDLDPQESMHGEELLSMACNVLVQLFWRTRHLGYFIEAIMILEFGLTIRRYVWQYKVLLLHLYSLMGALSSAYECYKSLDAKNILMETVSHHILPQMLVSPLWLDLNNLLKDYLKFMDDHFRESADLTFLAYRHRNYSKVIEFVQFKEQLQHSNQYLVARVEAPILHLKQNADNIEEEERVLESLKCGIQFIELSNEIGSKSLTFNEDLQSRPWWTPTSEKNYLLGPFEGISFFPRENMTKEHEANVRRVIERKSLLPRMIYLSIRSASALLKENIGVNGSLSDPKISSELKFLLERYAKLLGFSLSDSIEVVLGVSSGVKPSSTIDSDLIDWLNFAVFLNAWNLSSHELAQPNLDGYKAGSWHIVDSLLEKYVSEKVRSMDPLICSPWVDLPILVQLVSEPLGWHGLVLQSCVRSSLPSGKRKKKGGPDSTSPPFHAIRESIQSSCSTIEDVMKWLREQINRPEDENLETTLSFLQGKGQNEGPGQVFKIVETFASSINDTELGDWISQAVKCWSPADVARKIVTGKCTVLSEFLQMCESKMKLLQGLKQQIAQV, from the exons ATGGCGTCCAAGTTTGGCTTGGCCGGAGGAATACCGGAGCGACGGGTCCGGCCCATTTGGGACGCTATCGATTCGCGGCAGTTCAAGAACGCTCTCAAGCTCTCCGCCTCGCTTCTTGCCAAATACCCCAACTCACCCTACGCTCTT GCACTTAAAGCTCTCATTTTGGAGAGGATGGGGAAACCTGAGGAAGCACTATCTGTTTGCTTAAGTGCCAAGGAGCTGTTGTATAAGAACGACACCTTTTTGATGGATGATCTCACTCTAAGCACGCTGCAGATTGTTTTCCAACGACTTGATCACT TGGACTTGGCTAGAAGCTGTTATGAATATGCTTGTGGGAAATTCCCAAACAATTTGGAACTAATGATGGGGCTTTTCAACTGCTATGTCCGTGAATACTCATTCGTGAAGCAGCAACAG ACAGCTATCAAAATGTACAAGCTTGTTGGTGAAGAAAGATTTTTGCTCTGGGCTGTTTGTAGCATTCAATTACAG GTGTTTTGTGGTAACGGTGGAGAGAAGTTATTACTCTTAGCTGAAGGTTTACTCAAGAAGCATGTTGCCTCCCATAGCTTGCATGAACCTGAAG CTCTTATTGTCTACATTTCTGTACTTGAGCAGCAAGCTAAGTATGGTGATGCTTTAGAAATTCTCTCTGGAAAATTAGGATCACTTTTTGTGATTGAGGTTGATAGGCTGCGCATACAG GGGAGGCTTCTTGCTCGGGCAGGTGACTACTCTGATGCTGCCAATATATTTCAGAAAATCCTAGAATTGAG CCCTGATGATTGGGAGTGTTTCCTACATTATTTAGGCTGTTTGCTGGAGGATGATACCAACTGGTGTAATGGGGTCCCCAGTGATCCAATTCTTCCATCAAAACACATGGATTGCAAGCTTTCACACTTAAAAGAAGAACTG TTTGATTCTCGTATGTCGGATGCATCAGAATTTGTACAAAAGTTACAGGCAGGCACCAGTGACAATACTTTAAGGTGTCCGTACTTGGCAAACCTTGAAGTTGAAAGGAGGAAGCACCTATATGGAAAGGGGGACGATGACAAGCTAATGGATGCTTTGATGGAATATTTTTTCAG GTTTGGTCACTTGGCCTGCTTCACTTCTGATGTAGAGGTGTTTCTTGAAGTTTTGACTCCTGATAAGAAAACAGAGTTCTTGGAGAAGTTAAAGAAAGGCTCCGAGTCCCTTTCAACAGTGCCAACTAAAGTACTTGGGCAGTCGATTACTATCTTAAAGGTTCAAGAAGTAGTTGGCAAGATGTACAAGCTCTCGAAGAGTG AACTCGAGGGCTCTGCTGTTCAGATGGTGGAGTTGTATTGTAGAAACCTTCCACTTTCAAAGGACTTGGATCCACAAGAGAGTATGCACGGGGAAGAGTTGCTATCTATGGCGTGCAATGTGTTGGTTCAG TTATTCTGGCGTACTAGGCATCTTGGCTATTTTATAGAGGCAATTATGATTTTGGAGTTTGGCTTGACCATCCGAAG ATATGTATGGCAGTACAAGGTCTTACTGTTGCACTTATATTCTCTCATGGGTGCCCTTTCTTCAGCGTATGAATG TTATAAATCTCTGGATGCAAAGAATATCTTGATGGAAACTGTTTCACACCACATTTTACCCCAGATGTTGGTATCTCCCCTTTGGTTGGATTTAAATAATTTGCTAAAAGATTATCTCAAGTTTATGGATGACCACTTCAGAGAATCTGCTGATCTTACATTTCTTGCATATCGCCATAGAAATTACTCAAAA GTAATCGAATTTGTGCAGTTTAAAGAACAATTGCAACACTCTAATCAGTATTTAGTGGCAAGGGTTGAAGCACCGATCCTGCATTTAAAGCAGAATGCTGATAAcattgaagaggaagag CGTGTTCTTGAAAGCTTGAAATGCGGGATCCAATTCATTGAGCTCTCCAATGAGATTGGATCCAAGTCTTTAACCTTCAATGAAGACTTGCAGTCACGGCCTTGGTGGACGCCAACttcagaaaaaaattatcttttag GTCCATTTGAAGGAATATCTTTCTTTCCTAGAGAAAACATG ACAAAAGAACATGAAGCAAATGTACGGAGAGTTATTGAGAGGAAATCTCTTCTTCCTCGAATGATTTATCTGTCTATTCGAAGTGCTTCTGCATTACTAAAGGAGAATATTGGAGTGAATGGTTCTCTATCTGACCCTAAAATTTCCTCAGAACTGAAGTTTCTGCTAGAACGCTATGCTAAACTGTTGGGATTTTCTTTAAGTGACTCAATAGAAGTAGTTCTGGGGGTGTCAAGTGGCGTAAAACCTTCTTCG ACTATTGATTCGGATTTGATCGACTGGTTGAATTTTGCCGTGTTTTTAAATGCATGGAACTTGAGTTCCCATGAACTAGCACAGCCAAATTTAGATGGATATAAGGCTGGTAGTTGGCACATCGTGGATTCCCTGCTGGAGAAGTATGTTTCAGAGAAGGTCAGATCTATGGATCCTCTAATCTGCTCTCCTTGGGTTGATCTTCCAATTTTGGTGCAATTGGTTTCAGAGCCATTGGGTTGGCATGGTCTTGTACTCCAGTCTTGTGTCCGGTCATCTCTTCCATCtggaaagaggaagaagaaaggtgGTCCAGATTCTACCTCTCCCCCATTCCATGCAATTCGAGAATCAATCCAATCTTCATGCAGTACAATAGAAGATGTTATGAAATGGTTAAGAGAACAGATAAACAGGCCAGAGGATGAAAATTTGGAAACTACACTCTCCTTTCTTCAGGGTAAAGGACAGAATGAGGGCCCTGGTCAGGTTTTTAAGATCGTAGAAACTTTTGCATCATCCATAAATGACACAGAGCTTGGCGACTGGATCTCCCAAGCAGTAAAGTGTTGGAGTCCTGCTGATGTTGCAAGGAAAATAGTAACTGGGAAGTGTACAGTACTATCAGAGTTTCTCCAAATGTGTGAATCAAAAATGAAGTTACTACAGGGATTAAAACAGCAGATTGCTCAAGTCTGA
- the LOC121238889 gene encoding N-terminal acetyltransferase B complex auxiliary subunit NAA25 isoform X2, giving the protein MYKLVGEERFLLWAVCSIQLQVFCGNGGEKLLLLAEGLLKKHVASHSLHEPEALIVYISVLEQQAKYGDALEILSGKLGSLFVIEVDRLRIQGRLLARAGDYSDAANIFQKILELSPDDWECFLHYLGCLLEDDTNWCNGVPSDPILPSKHMDCKLSHLKEELFDSRMSDASEFVQKLQAGTSDNTLRCPYLANLEVERRKHLYGKGDDDKLMDALMEYFFRFGHLACFTSDVEVFLEVLTPDKKTEFLEKLKKGSESLSTVPTKVLGQSITILKVQEVVGKMYKLSKSELEGSAVQMVELYCRNLPLSKDLDPQESMHGEELLSMACNVLVQLFWRTRHLGYFIEAIMILEFGLTIRRYVWQYKVLLLHLYSLMGALSSAYECYKSLDAKNILMETVSHHILPQMLVSPLWLDLNNLLKDYLKFMDDHFRESADLTFLAYRHRNYSKVIEFVQFKEQLQHSNQYLVARVEAPILHLKQNADNIEEEERVLESLKCGIQFIELSNEIGSKSLTFNEDLQSRPWWTPTSEKNYLLGPFEGISFFPRENMTKEHEANVRRVIERKSLLPRMIYLSIRSASALLKENIGVNGSLSDPKISSELKFLLERYAKLLGFSLSDSIEVVLGVSSGVKPSSTIDSDLIDWLNFAVFLNAWNLSSHELAQPNLDGYKAGSWHIVDSLLEKYVSEKVRSMDPLICSPWVDLPILVQLVSEPLGWHGLVLQSCVRSSLPSGKRKKKGGPDSTSPPFHAIRESIQSSCSTIEDVMKWLREQINRPEDENLETTLSFLQGKGQNEGPGQVFKIVETFASSINDTELGDWISQAVKCWSPADVARKIVTGKCTVLSEFLQMCESKMKLLQGLKQQIAQV; this is encoded by the exons ATGTACAAGCTTGTTGGTGAAGAAAGATTTTTGCTCTGGGCTGTTTGTAGCATTCAATTACAG GTGTTTTGTGGTAACGGTGGAGAGAAGTTATTACTCTTAGCTGAAGGTTTACTCAAGAAGCATGTTGCCTCCCATAGCTTGCATGAACCTGAAG CTCTTATTGTCTACATTTCTGTACTTGAGCAGCAAGCTAAGTATGGTGATGCTTTAGAAATTCTCTCTGGAAAATTAGGATCACTTTTTGTGATTGAGGTTGATAGGCTGCGCATACAG GGGAGGCTTCTTGCTCGGGCAGGTGACTACTCTGATGCTGCCAATATATTTCAGAAAATCCTAGAATTGAG CCCTGATGATTGGGAGTGTTTCCTACATTATTTAGGCTGTTTGCTGGAGGATGATACCAACTGGTGTAATGGGGTCCCCAGTGATCCAATTCTTCCATCAAAACACATGGATTGCAAGCTTTCACACTTAAAAGAAGAACTG TTTGATTCTCGTATGTCGGATGCATCAGAATTTGTACAAAAGTTACAGGCAGGCACCAGTGACAATACTTTAAGGTGTCCGTACTTGGCAAACCTTGAAGTTGAAAGGAGGAAGCACCTATATGGAAAGGGGGACGATGACAAGCTAATGGATGCTTTGATGGAATATTTTTTCAG GTTTGGTCACTTGGCCTGCTTCACTTCTGATGTAGAGGTGTTTCTTGAAGTTTTGACTCCTGATAAGAAAACAGAGTTCTTGGAGAAGTTAAAGAAAGGCTCCGAGTCCCTTTCAACAGTGCCAACTAAAGTACTTGGGCAGTCGATTACTATCTTAAAGGTTCAAGAAGTAGTTGGCAAGATGTACAAGCTCTCGAAGAGTG AACTCGAGGGCTCTGCTGTTCAGATGGTGGAGTTGTATTGTAGAAACCTTCCACTTTCAAAGGACTTGGATCCACAAGAGAGTATGCACGGGGAAGAGTTGCTATCTATGGCGTGCAATGTGTTGGTTCAG TTATTCTGGCGTACTAGGCATCTTGGCTATTTTATAGAGGCAATTATGATTTTGGAGTTTGGCTTGACCATCCGAAG ATATGTATGGCAGTACAAGGTCTTACTGTTGCACTTATATTCTCTCATGGGTGCCCTTTCTTCAGCGTATGAATG TTATAAATCTCTGGATGCAAAGAATATCTTGATGGAAACTGTTTCACACCACATTTTACCCCAGATGTTGGTATCTCCCCTTTGGTTGGATTTAAATAATTTGCTAAAAGATTATCTCAAGTTTATGGATGACCACTTCAGAGAATCTGCTGATCTTACATTTCTTGCATATCGCCATAGAAATTACTCAAAA GTAATCGAATTTGTGCAGTTTAAAGAACAATTGCAACACTCTAATCAGTATTTAGTGGCAAGGGTTGAAGCACCGATCCTGCATTTAAAGCAGAATGCTGATAAcattgaagaggaagag CGTGTTCTTGAAAGCTTGAAATGCGGGATCCAATTCATTGAGCTCTCCAATGAGATTGGATCCAAGTCTTTAACCTTCAATGAAGACTTGCAGTCACGGCCTTGGTGGACGCCAACttcagaaaaaaattatcttttag GTCCATTTGAAGGAATATCTTTCTTTCCTAGAGAAAACATG ACAAAAGAACATGAAGCAAATGTACGGAGAGTTATTGAGAGGAAATCTCTTCTTCCTCGAATGATTTATCTGTCTATTCGAAGTGCTTCTGCATTACTAAAGGAGAATATTGGAGTGAATGGTTCTCTATCTGACCCTAAAATTTCCTCAGAACTGAAGTTTCTGCTAGAACGCTATGCTAAACTGTTGGGATTTTCTTTAAGTGACTCAATAGAAGTAGTTCTGGGGGTGTCAAGTGGCGTAAAACCTTCTTCG ACTATTGATTCGGATTTGATCGACTGGTTGAATTTTGCCGTGTTTTTAAATGCATGGAACTTGAGTTCCCATGAACTAGCACAGCCAAATTTAGATGGATATAAGGCTGGTAGTTGGCACATCGTGGATTCCCTGCTGGAGAAGTATGTTTCAGAGAAGGTCAGATCTATGGATCCTCTAATCTGCTCTCCTTGGGTTGATCTTCCAATTTTGGTGCAATTGGTTTCAGAGCCATTGGGTTGGCATGGTCTTGTACTCCAGTCTTGTGTCCGGTCATCTCTTCCATCtggaaagaggaagaagaaaggtgGTCCAGATTCTACCTCTCCCCCATTCCATGCAATTCGAGAATCAATCCAATCTTCATGCAGTACAATAGAAGATGTTATGAAATGGTTAAGAGAACAGATAAACAGGCCAGAGGATGAAAATTTGGAAACTACACTCTCCTTTCTTCAGGGTAAAGGACAGAATGAGGGCCCTGGTCAGGTTTTTAAGATCGTAGAAACTTTTGCATCATCCATAAATGACACAGAGCTTGGCGACTGGATCTCCCAAGCAGTAAAGTGTTGGAGTCCTGCTGATGTTGCAAGGAAAATAGTAACTGGGAAGTGTACAGTACTATCAGAGTTTCTCCAAATGTGTGAATCAAAAATGAAGTTACTACAGGGATTAAAACAGCAGATTGCTCAAGTCTGA
- the LOC121238896 gene encoding cation/H(+) antiporter 24-like codes for MKAMIMAGGETHTFSHVSSRPTAPMICRRTHKAHPFSVFYGANPLDYSFTLVLLEIVCVILLSRLVRFLLKPLKQPRVVSDLIGGIIIGPSVLGRNKKFAAYMFPDNSLYVLENVGLIGFMYFLFVCGVKMDLSLIKKAGKKHMFIALVGVTVPTLIVIAVALILRSQMDKDLALFSSIGAVSASMGIIAFPSLYPTLQELNLLSSEIGQMALSICLIGDAIGVNAIVAFEAAKQGEGEAMDALWYLISLVLLVTFIVTGARRVFLWIIRKTPEGKPVDQGYVVAILLGVCVMAFLTDMLGIAILNGPMWLGLVIPDGPPLGVTLVEKSETIIMDLLLPFSFAFLGLFTDVSVMFAAGWSSLAPLFFMAVVGFTSRLLGTLLPCVFFDIPIRDSLALSFILSMRGHVELVMYLHWMDKLIIKQPQFTMLVLFMIMVTGIATPMVRILYDPTKPYMVTKRRTIQHTPQDAELGVVLCIHNKESVAGFINLLEVSNPSSSRPFSIFALHLIELVGRAAPLFFDHEHKKMPAKYAAYDAIHKALTLYQQSRSDFVKLRSFTAVTPKLSMYQDICKLALENKAALIILPFHKERWEEFGGMELVRAGAVRSVNFSVLNHAPCSVAILVDKSGFRKPFPTLASNHSLHFAVVFLGGADAREALVYADRMAENKNVCLTAVRFLAHRPEKYNEMEKKLDDGLVTWFYVRNEKNNRVSYREVVVTSGNETMAAIKAMDVVDSFDLWIVGRKKGIAPVLLEGIGDWSDNQELGVIGDFLASADFGSSASVLVVQQQNMRGS; via the exons ATGAAGGCCATGATCATGGCCGGGGGTGAGACTCACACATTTAGCCATGTGAGCTCTAGACCAACAGCTCCGATGATCTGCCGACGAACTCACAAGGCTCACCCTTTTAGCGTTTTTTATGGAGCAAACCCTTTGGATTACTCCTTCACCCTAGTGTTGTTAGAGATCGTTTGTGTCATCCTGCTCAGTCGCCTCGTTCGCTTTCTTCTCAAGCCTCTCAAACAGCCTAGGGTTGTTTCAGATTTAATC GGCGGTATAATCATTGGACCCTCCGTTCTGGGACGCAACAAGAAGTTCGCCGCATATATGTTCCCCGATAATTCCCTATACGTGTTGGAAAATGTCGGATTGATAGGTTTCATgtatttcctttttgtttgcgGCGTGAAAATGGATCTCTCGCTAATAAAGAAGGCAGGAAAAAAACATATGTTTATTGCATTGGTAGGAGTGACCGTTCCTACGCTAATAGTTATAGCGGTTGCACTCATTCTACGTAGTCAAATGGATAAAGATCTTGCGTTGTTTTCTTCCATTGGAGCAGTTTCTGCATCTATGGGTATAATAGCATTTCCTTCCCTGTATCCAACTCTTCAAGAGCTAAACCTCCTAAGCTCAGAGATTGGACAGATGGCATTATCCATATGCTTGATAGGCGATGCAATTGGGGTTAATGCCATTGTTGCATTTGAGGCAGCAAAACAAGGGGAAGGAGAAGCCATGGATGCGTTGTGGTATTTGATATCTTTGGTGCTTTTGGTGACTTTCATTGTAACTGGGGCTCGGAGAGTATTTCTGTGGATAATTAGAAAAACCCCAGAAGGGAAACCTGTTGATCAAGGTTATGTGGTTGCGATTCTGTTGGGGGTTTGCGTGATGGCATTTCTGACTGATATGTTGGGCATTGCCATTCTAAATGGACCTATGTGGCTGGGACTGGTAATACCAGATGGCCCTCCCCTGGGAGTCACGCTCGTGGAAAAGAGCGAAACAATCATAATGGATCTTCTTTTGCCATTTTCATTTGCATTTCTAGGACTTTTCACGGATGTTTCTGTAATGTTTGCTGCTGGGTGGTCAAGCTTGGCCCCCTTATTTTTCATGGCTGTAGTTGGGTTTACGTCCAGACTGCTTGGGACGCTGTTGCCTTGTGTCTTCTTCGATATACCCATCAGAGATAGTCTCGCTCTCAGCTTCATTCTGAGCATGAGAGGCCACGTTGAGCTTGTGATGTATCTCCATTGGATGGACAAATTG ATTATAAAGCAGCCACAGTTCACAATGCTGGTGCTATTTATGATAATGGTGACTGGCATAGCTACACCTATGGTCCGCATCCTCTATGATCCGACAAAGCCGTACATGGTCACTAAAAGGAGAACCATTCAACACACTCCGCAAGACGCGGAACTTGGCGTGGTACTTTGCATACATAACAAGGAAAGCGTGGCTGGTTTCATCAATCTTCTTGAGGTCTCCAATCCAAGTTCTAGCCGCCCATTCTCAATATTTGCACTCCACCTCATTGAGCTTGTTGGCCGTGCTGCCCCCTTGTTTTTTGACCATGAGCATAAGAAAATGCCTGCCAAATATGCAGCATATGACGCCATCCACAAAGCCTTGACGCTCTATCAGCAAAGTCGCAGTGATTTCGTCAAGCTCCGTTCATTCACAGCTGTGACGCCAAAGCTATCCATGTACCAAGACATTTGTAAGCTTGCTCTTGAAAACAAAGCAGCTCTTATCATCTTGCCCTTCCACAAGGAACGCTGGGAAGAGTTTGGAGGGATGGAGCTAGTGCGAGCAGGAGCAGTTCGGTCTGTGAACTTCAGTGTCTTAAACCACGCACCATGTTCTGTTGCAATTCTTGTTGACAAAAGTGGATTTCGAAAGCCGTTTCCCACCCTTGCCTCCAATCATTCTCTCCACTTTGCTGTGGTATTTTTGGGAGGAGCAGATGCTCGGGAGGCCCTTGTTTATGCAGATAGGATGGCTGAGAACAAGAACGTATGTCTCACTGCAGTAAGGTTCCTTGCCCACCGACCTGAAAAATATAATGAGATGGAAAAAAAGCTAGATGATGGACTAGTTACATGGTTTTAtgtaagaaatgagaaaaataataggGTGAGCTACAGAGAGGTGGTGGTGACGAGCGGTAATGAAACAATGGCCGCAATTAAGGCCATGGATGTTGTTGATTCCTTTGACCTTTGGATAGTAGGAAGAAAAAAGGGCATCGCTCCAGTCCTCCTCGAAGGAATAGGAGATTGGAGTGACAATCAGGAATTGGGAGTGATTGGGGACTTTCTTGCCTCGGCAGATTTTGGTAGTTCTGCCTCTGTGCTTGTGGTACAACAGCAAAATATGAGAGGgagctaa